In Bermanella sp. WJH001, the genomic stretch AGAGCACGACCGCCCCCACGAGCCACACACGTTAATGGGTCGTCGGCCACAATCACAGGTAGGCCCGTCTCTTCACTTAATAACTTATCAAGATCACGCAACATGGCACCACCACCGGTTAGTACCAAACCGCGCTCTGCGATATCTGACGCAAGTTCTGGTGGACATTGCTCAAGGGCACTTTTAACGGCCTGAACAATCGCCGCTAAAGACTCTTGTAGTGCTTCTAAGATTTCATTGCTGTTTAACGTGAACGAACGCGGAATACCTTCAGCAAGGTTACGACCACGCACATCAATCTCACGTACTTCACCACCAGGGTAAGCGGTGCCAATCTCTTGTTTAATACGCTCTGCGGTGGCTTCACCAATTAATGAGCCGTAGTTACGACGCACATAAGTCACGATGGATTCATCAAACTTATCGCCGCCTACTTTCACAGATTCACTGTAAACCACACCGTTTAAGGAAATAATGGCGATTTCAGTGGTACCACCACCAATATCCACTACCATCGAACCACTGGCTTCTTCAACCGGCAGGCCAGCACCAATGGCAGCTGCCATTGGTTCTTCAATTAAATATACTTTACGAGCACCGGCACCAATGCACGATTCACGAATGGCTTTACGCTCTACCTGAGTCGATTTGCAAGGCACACACACAAGTACACGAGGGCTTGGCGTAAAGAAACTGTCTTCATGCACTTTTTTAATAAAATGCTGCAGCATTTTTTCAGTCACTTGGAAATCAGCAATAACACCGTCTTTTAAAGGGCGAATTGCTTGAATATTACCCGGCGTACGACCCAGCATACGCTTAGCATCGTGACCCACGGCAGCAACGGTTTTTTGGTTGCCTTGACTACGCACCGCGACTACTGAAGGCTCATTTAGCGTGATGCCTTTCTCGCGTTCGTAGATAAGAGTGTTTGCTGTTCCAAGGTCGATCGAAAGGTCGCTTGAGAACATCCCTCTGAGTTTTTTAAACATCCGGTATTTCCAATGTAACGTAGAGACTATTATTTTGCTGCTTAGACTATCAACGGCGGGCTTTTTGGGCAAGGCACAAATGTGTTAAGTTACGCCCCTATCACATACTTTATATTCATAGCCCAAAAAGGCAGAGAAAATACTATGGCGCTTGATCGTTCAGATGTCACCAATATTGCGGATTTAGCCCGCTTAGCCATCGCCGAAGACAATATCGGCCAATATCAAGAAGAACTAAGCAGCATTCTAGCTTTAGTTGAACAAATGAATGCCGTCAACACTGACGGCGTACAACCTTTGGCACACCCAACCGACGCAGTGCAACGTTTACGCGCGGACGCAGTGACCGAAGAGAACCACAGAGAAAAATACATGGCCAATGCTCCAGCACAAGAAAACGGCCTATTTTTAGTACCTAAAGTTGTAGAGTAATTGATCATGGCCTTGCATAACCTAACCCTTACCCAGATCTCCAAAGGTCTTGAAGCCGGTGATTTCACCAGTGTTGAAATTACTCAGCACTTTTTAAATCGTATTAACCAGTTCGATCAAGGTGAAAACGGCATCAACAGTTTTATCACCGTAACCCAAGAGCAAGCACTTGCTGATGCAAAAGCCGCTGACGAACGTCGCGCAGCTGGCAATGCCACCGCTTGGACCGGTGTCCCGTTTGCACATAAGGATATTTTTTGCACAGACGGTACCCTAACCACCTGTGGATCAAAAATGCTGAGCAACTTTGTGCCGCCATACGACGCCACCGTGGTTGAAAACATGAAACGTGAAGGCGCTGTGTGTTTGGGTAAAACCAACATGGACGAATTTGCCATGGGCTCATCTAACGAATCATCTTTTTACGGTGCGGTAAAAAATCCTTGGAATCTAGAAACCATCCCGGGCGGCTCATCCGGTGGTTCAGCAGCCGCCGTGGCAGCACGCTTAGTGCCTGCTGCTACGGGCACTGACACGGGTGGTTCTATTCGCCAACCGTCTGCGCTTTGTGGTTTAACGGGTTTAAAACCCACTTACGGGCGTTGCTCTCGCTGGGGCATGATTGCTTACGCATCTTCACTTGATCAAGCAGGCCCAATGGCACGCACCGCTGAAGACGCCGCCATGATGCTTAACGTGATGGCCAGCTTTGACACCAAAGACAGCACCAGTATTGATCAGGATGTTCCTGATTACACAGCAACATTAAACGATGACCTAGCTGGTAAAGTAATTGGTTTGCCAAAAGAGTTTTTCCCAGAAAGCTTAGACGGCGAAATGAAACAAACCATGATGAACGCCATCGCTGAATTTGAAAAACTCGGCTGCACCGTTAAAGAAATTTCTTTACCAAGTACTGACCTAGCCATTCCAGCTTATTATGTTGTGGCACCGGCTGAATGTTCGGCCAACTTATCGCGTATGGATGGTGTGCGTTTTGGTTATCGCTGCAACGATCCAAAAGACGTAGAAGACTTATACAAACGTTCACGTGGGGAAGGTTTTGGTGACGAAGTGAAACGTCGCATCATGATTGGCACCTATGCATTATCAACGGGTTTTTATGATGCTTATTACGTAAAAGCACAGCAAATTCGTCGCTTAATTAAAAACGACTTTGTAAAAGCATTTAACGAAGTGGATTTCATCATGGGACCGGTTACACCGTCCCCTGCTTTTAAAGCGGGTGAAAAATCCGGTGACCCGGTTGAAATGTACATGGAAGATAAGTTCACACTGTCTTGTAACTTAGCGGGCTTACCAGGCATGTCGATTCCAGCGGGTTTAATTAACGGTTTGCCTGTTGGCTTACAAATTATGGGCAACTACTGGAGTGAGGCCGCCATGTTAAATGCGGCACACAAATTTCAACAAGTGACCGATTTTCACCAGCTAGCGCCGCAAGGCATTTAAGGAGACCATTATGGAATGGGAAGTAGTTATTGGTCTTGAGATTCACGCTCAGCTGGCCACAAAATCAAAAATCTTTTCCGGTTCAAGTACCGCTTTTGGTGCAGAACCCAACACACAAGCCTCATTAGTTGATTTAGGTTTACCGGGCGTTTTACCTGTATTCAACGAAGAAGCATTAGCGATGGCTGTAAAATTTGGCTGCGCAATTGATGCCGAGATTGGCAAAGTTTCTGTGTTTGATCGTAAAAATTATTTTTACCCTGACTCACCAAAAGGTTATCAAACCACACAGTTGCACCACCCTATCGTGGGCATGGGCCATATTGACATCACATTAGATGATGGCACCACCAAACGCATTAATGTTACCCGCGCCCATTTAGAAGAAGATGCGGGTAAATCTTTGCATGAAGACTTTCATGGTCAGTCGGGGATCGATTTAAACCGTGCGGGCACACCATTAATTGAAATCGTATCTGAGCCTGAAATTCGCAGCGCCAAAGAAGCGGTAGCCTACTTCAAAAAAATGCACAGCATCGTAACGTACTTAGGTATTTGTGACGGCGACTTATCACAAGGTTCAATGCGTTGTGACTGTAACGTATCACTACGTCCTAAAGGCCAAGAAGAATTTGGTACTCGTACTGAAATTAAAAACGTGAACAGTTTCCGTTTTGTAGAGCAAGCCATTAACGTCGAGATTGAACGTCAAATGGATATTCTTGAAGACGGTGGCACCATCACTCAAGAAACCCGTTTGTTTGATGCCAACAAAATGGAAACCCGCTCTATGCGTTCAAAAGAAGTGGCCAACGATTACCGCTACTTCCCTTGCCCTGATTTATTGCCGGTTGTTATCGATGACGAATACATTCAAGGCATTCGTGATTCATTACCAGAATTACCCGATCAGAAAAAACAACGCTTAATGGATGAAAACGGTTTAAGCGAATACGATGCTGGCGTACTGTCTGCAACCCGTGAAATGGCCGACTATTTTGAAGCCGTTGCCAAAACCTGTGGCGACTACAAACTGGCTGCCAACTGGGTAATGGGCGAATTATCCGCCGCGTTAAACAAAAACGAAGTGGATATTAAAAACAGCCCAGTAAGCGCAGCGCAACTAGGCGCTATGATTGCACGCATCATTGATAACACCATTTCAAGCAAAGGTGGTAAAGATGTTTTTGCCGCCTTGTGGGAGCAAAAAGGTGACGACGTTGATGCACTGATCGATTCACTTGGGTTAAAACAAGTGAGCGACTCTGGCGCCATTGAAGCCATTGTGGATGAAGTGATTGCCAACAGCCCTAAACAGGTTGAGCAGTATGTTTCTGCTGAGCCAGATAAACGCGGCAAAATGGTAGGCTACTTTGTGGGCCAAGTGATGAAAGCCTCTAAAGGTACGGCTAACCCAGGTATGGTTAACAAGGTGCTCAAAGAGAAGCTTGACGCTCAGTGCTAGTCTAGACGTTAGACGTTAGACGTTAGACGTTAGACGTTAGACGTTAGACGTTAGACGTTCTATTATTAAAACCGCTTGTGGCAACACAAGCGGTTTTTTTATTCCTCTTAGGCGGCTAACAATTTATTAAATACAGATAGCTGCTGATTTAACAGCTGCTTATCTTTCTCATCAAGAGCGCACTGTTCAAGTACAAAATGGGCGGTGCGATTCACGGTTTCCCAACGGGGATTTTTAGGCAGCGTCTGCACCGATAGATACTTATCTAAGGTTCGTGTTTTCGCTGTACTGCCATCCATATAAACACGCCACAATCGACTTTTTTCTGCTAATTCGGTTTTACTTTTACCACTGTATTTTTGCCACATGGCAATAGAATCCCGCACTAATTGAACCGTCACATCACGAACATCTTGGTTGTTAGGAATAACCACCGCTTTAGAGTGATGAGCACGCTGAACTTTAAGCAATAGCTCTTCTTTTAAAACAGGTGCCACGACATAATCGGTAATACCCATACGAATACACTGGGCCAATTGTGTTTTATGGTAGGCATCCAATACTAATATGAAAGGTATTGCAGCATGTTCATTTCGAATTCGTTTAATATCCTCAAGCACATAGGCATCCCAGCTTGCCACCTGCCAGATGATTAACTTTGGCCGAAACTTAACAATATTTTCTTGGCTGACACTCGCTTTAATTAAATAAAAATACTCCGACAGTGTCTCAGCGATAATACCGGTCGCATCTTGATTAAATAAAACCGGCTCAGCAAGGTTATTCCCCAAGTATTCGATTGCAGGGTCTTTATCACCGCTCGGTGAGTTTTGTAGCGTGTTTGCAACATCTAATACAAAGCTCATGGTGGTGGTATTAGATAACCTGTGAATATTTAGCGTACTGCCCATAGTACTCAGCACATGATGAACCGAGTTTAATTCATCATGCAGCATTTCTTGATTATGAATAACCTTATTCAATATAAACTCAAATTTAATTTTTTTATGAGAATGGGTGACACACAAACTAGCCGCTAAACCATCGCGCTCGGCCATTCGCGCTAACACCAATATAATATCTTGAAGATCATCTTGGTTATGCTTTAAAACCAAGGTGTCATCATCAATGTAAATAGGCAAGTTGAGCACATTACAATACAGCTCAATAGACTGGCGCCATTGTTTGAGTGTGTAGCTTTCTTGCTCTGTGGTTTGCGTGTATTTATGTTTTAAGAAATCAGCACTGCGATCAATACTGGTTTTCACATACAACAACAACTGTGACTCCCGCTTACGGTGTTGCCATAATATGAACAACTGTAATGCCACAAAAAAGACCAACCCAAACTGGGCTAATGGACGAGATTGAATATAAAGATGAGTGTAAAGGTAATCGTGGAAGACCAAAAACGTCCAGCCTATGAAACTGGTAACAAACAAGCCAATCAATGGCTCTTTTTGTTTGATTAATAAAGCCAGCATAACCGATATATAAATAACGGTGATCACCCCCATTATTTGATTCACCTGACCAAACTGAGTAAAAATGACAGAAGGTAACAAGAGTGTAGCGACGATCAAACCCAGTGACAGTATTGCCATAACATGAGGGAATATCATTTTTTTAATGTCAAAAAAACGATGAAAGAAATAAATAAACAAAGGTAACGCAGTAAAAAGCAAAATATGTTCTAAGCGCTGCCAGTTTTGCCAAGATATAAACGAAATAAAATCATAGGCAATGCGCTCTCCCACCATCACACTGCGTAAAGCAATCGCCCAAACAAACAATGCAAAAAAGATATGGCTGGTATGGCCGTGGCGAGACACGTTTCTAGCTAATAAGTAGATAGATACCACCATTAAGAAACTAAATACCATGGCATCTAACAGTTTGCTTTGATCACGCAAAGCATGGCGATGCTCATCATTTGCAATTAATAAATTGTGCCAAACGCCACCTTCTTTATGGTGAAAATTACTCACATGCAAAATTAAGTCATATTGTGAAGCAGGCACCAATGATAAAACATCTGGGCCAAACTCAGGCTGCTCCGTGCGCGCCACATGAGAGACGATTCCTCGTTGATACCTCAACTCCCCGTTTACCCACAAACTCATGGCACTGGGTACATCAGGGATACGCAAATAATACGGCTGCGCTTTGGGTACAATCACACGTAAACGCAGTGTGGCAAACCCCTGCGGTGAGTACGTGCCTTGTTTGTGCCATAAGCCAGGTAGCAGCAAGCCATCACGCATAGGTGCATTAATATTTGTATGCAGCTCTTGCCAATCAAACGCCCAAAGGCCGTTAAGAGCCACTGGGCCTTGGTGTAAATCATCCGTTGAAATGGTTTTTTCTGGGAGCGAAAAACAAGTAAGAGGGATCATCCATCCCAATATAAAAGCAGCTAACTTCATGTCATTTATCATTATTTTTTGGCCATAGTACGCATTATGCCGCCCCTACCATACGCCCAAACACGCCATCGTATTTAAATTTACAGGTCAATTCACTTTGACCTCCTTTAGCCTCATTTTTCATGGCGATACAGACACAAATAGACTTTATTCACAGCAGGCGAAGATTTAACCATCTAACCCTCACAGCAACCTAAAAATTAAAATAATCATAATAGAGGTGCCCCATGAGATTACTGAACATCACATTGGCCATTTTGTGCCTAAGTGTCAGCAGTTTAACCCTCGCTTACCCTGGCGTTTTCCCACAATCTACCTTTCAAAACCTAGATTACGGTTTATATTGGTTTGGTGATAACGACAACTACGAGAAAGCCCAAGCGGGTTACAGCAACGCTTATTACAACAAAAGCGCGCCAACCATTATTTATATCCACGGCTGGCAAAATGGCTCAAGCCAAGCAAAAAACCGCGAAACGTTTAATCGCAGCGATAGCGGCGGCCCAGATGTGGATCTGGCTTACGCTTGGCGTCGCGCGGGTTACAACGTGGGTATATTGTACTGGAATCAATTTGCTGACGAAGGTGAAGTAAAAGACGCTGAAGCCAAAATTTGGAGCAAAAGTGGCCCTCGCGCCATGCGCTGGCGTGACCATAATGGCACCTACCGCTCAGGTCCAAGCAAAGATGCCGGTACCCTTATGTTTGAAAGCTTAAAAAATAACATGGCCGACTACACAGGTAGCCGTTTAATTTTAGCGGGTCACAGCTTAGGGAACCAAATGGCCATCGTCGTGGCAAAAAAACTAAAAGACGGCATTAGCGCTGGCAATACCAACAGTAAACTCAAACCAAAGCGCGTTGCATTGCTTGACCCATATTATTCAAACGGCTCTAAAAGCTATATTGGCAATCAGTGGACAGGGGCAAAGGCACGGGGTTATGTGGATACACTTAAAAGCTGGGGTGTCATTTTTGAAGCCTATCGCTCAAGCTCAGTGAGCAACACTATATTTGTCGGTGACGCCAATAACGGGCTATTAAATAAAACCGCTTTTCTTGAATTAAAACCGTGGTACTTCCAATCATGGCAGCAAGCAGAAAAACACGGGGCGGCGGTTTGGCATTACCTATGGTCATTTGACTTTAATACCCCCACCATTAAAAGCTCGTCAGATATTGGTTTAAGTGCAAAAACCTCTGACTCTCGTGTGAAGAGCCTAATGAATGGCAGTAAAACGTTGATTCATGATTTAGGTGCTTACACAAAAAGTCCTGGGGATGATCGATTGAAATACGGCAACCGTTTGTAAGCCAACTTAAATAACAACTGGGGCAACCCAGTTGTTATTATTCAACAAACATCATTTAAAACTTCGACTAATCTCAATAGCAATTTTTTCTTTTATTTCATTACGGCTAAATTCATCCATAACCGGATATAATAACTTCTCTTCTTTCTCATTATGAGCAGACAAATACTGACCTAAAGCCATTAAGTAATCTAAATCAAATTCATCACAACAATGGCGTTCAACTTCATGAATCATTGACTCTAATATGCGATGCTCTTGCAGCATATTTTCTATAGGTTCAATCATTTCACCTACATACTGTGCATAAATAGGATAAATAATATTTTCTTCCCAATGTACATGCCTCAGCAGGCCACTTTTGAACAACAAGAATAACGATTTCTGGTAATCAAATGACAGGCTATCTTTAACACCCTTAATAAGGCTATCAAAAATAATGTCTAAACGTTTATGATCAGAAGACAAATAATCATTAACAAATTGATCTTTCGGCATGTCTCACCTCTATAATAGATTGCGACCAAAAATCTAAGCTCTTTTTAATAGCTCCACCTAGTAGGTTGATATTAAATTGATCAATTAGATTTTTAACTTCTAAACCGAGATTTGTATCACCTGTTATCGTCAATTCTCGATTAAAAAACAGTGTATCTGGATCCACCTTTTGCGATGCCATTAATATCATTGCATTCAAAGTGCCACTAATATTTACATCAGACTTGATATGTTTATCACTCACCAATACCAAACGATCATCTTTAGGATTATATTCTTGCGTTTTGGTGAACGTCCAATGTATCGCTAAATCAGGAATTGATATCGAGATAAATTTATCATTGATGAAATCTAATTCATTATTATCGATAAACTCCTTACTTAACGTATTCATTAAATAATCTAACAAAACTGATTCAATCCTATTTGGTAAAAGCTTATAGGCCAAAGAAAAAAATGGCGTAGATTTATTTACCAATAAAGTGGTAGCTCGTTTGGGTAGTAACATCTGATATCTCCTTAAAACATAATAATGTCAGTTTAGAGTATTAAAATAGAAAAATATTAATCGAGATCAAGGAAATACAATGGAGCTTTTAGCACCTGCAGGTAGCCTATCATCGTTAAAAGCAGCCGTTGACGAAGGTGCTGACGCTGTAAATCTCGGTTTTAAAAATGACACCAATGCTCGGCATTTTGCCGGTTTGAATTTCAATGACAGACAAATCCATCAAGGGGTTGATTACGCACACAAACACAATACAAATATTCATATTGCATTAAATACCTTTGCTCACCCTAATCGACCTCAGGTTTGGTTTGATGCCGTAAAAAAAACCGTAGACATTGGTGCAGATGTTCTGATCGCATCCAATATCGCTGTACTAGAATATGCTGCTAGCCACTATCCAGATTTAGAACTACATCTATCCGTTCAGGCAAGCGCAACAAACTCTGCGGCTATTAATTTTTTTAAACCCTTTGGTATTAAGCGTGTGGTATTGCCAAGAGTATTATCGTATCAACAAGTAGCTAATTTAAAAAAAGACACAGACCTAGATTTAGAAGTTTTTGCTTATGGTAGTTTGTGCATCATGGCTGAAGGGCGATGTTATTTATCAAGTTATATGACAGGTGAATCTCCAAACACCGTTGGTGCTTGCTCACCTGCACAATATGTACAATGGGAGAACACTAAACACGGCCTAGAAAGCCGACTAAATAAAATATTAATTGACCGATTCTCCGATAATGAAAAGGCAGGATATCCAACCTTATGCAAAGGGCGTTTTAATGTGGATGATAGGCTCTATCATGCATTAGAAGAGCCCACCAGTTTAAATACAATGCGCTTATTACCTCAACTTTTTGAACTGGGTATTTGCTCTTTAAAAATTGAAGGTCGCCAGCGTAGTCCTGCGTATACTCGAGATGTAACCCGTGTATGGCGCCAAGCGATAGATGCGGTTAAAAAGTCTCCGCACACATTTAAAGAGGATAGCGCATGGCAACAGCAACTTAGCCAGCTTTCTGAAGGATCACAAACCACGTTGGGTGCTTACGAAAGAAATTGGCAATAAAAGGTGAATCTATGAAATTAGCCATTGGCAATATTCTGTATTTTTGGAAAAAACAAAATATAGAAGATTTTTATCAACAGGCCAAAACGTCATACGCTGATATAATTTATCTTGGTGAGTCAGTTTGCTCTAAACGTCGCGAATTAAAGCTTAGTGACTGGCTTGATATTGCTAAAGAAATAGAAAGCCGTGGAAAACAAGTTGTGCTTTCAAGTCTTGCTTTACTGGAAGCAAAAAGTGAGCTTGCCATGCTCAAAAAGGTATGTGAAAACCAAGACTTTTTGGTCGAAGCAAATGACTTTGGTGCCGTGCAGCTCCTCAATGAACTTGGCCTACCATTTATTGCGGGGGCGGCACTTAACATCTACAACCAGCACGATCTCAATTACTTATACAAACAAGGTATGCAACGCTGGGTCATGCCTGTGGAGCTAAGTAAAGATTGGCTGGTTAGTATTCGAGATGAATTACATAACCTTAACCTGAATAATAAGTTTGAAATTGAGGTTTATGGTTATGGCCATTTACCTTTAGCCTACGCAGCAAGGTGTTTTACAGCACGATCAGAAAATAAACCCAAAGATCAGTGTGATCTATGCTGCATTAACTATCCAAAAGGGCGAGAGATAAAAAGCCAAGAAGGCGAGATATTATTCAACATGAATGGTATTCAAACTTTGTCAGGTAAAGCTCAAAATTTAATAAACGATCTACCAAGTATGAAAGAGTTAGTTGATGTGGTACGCATCAATCCCAATAGTGTAGAAAGCCTGACATGGCTGACATTATTTCGGCATAACATGGAGGGCAAAGCCCCAATCTCGATTGATGGGTATTGCAACGGTTACTGGCATAAAATTGAGGGGATGGCGTGCGTATAGCATTGCCCTCTAACTAGAAAACATAATCACCATTAAGAACAACATTACCACCCAAAATACAGACATCATTTGCCAAAACAAAACAGGGCTTTTGGTATATTCTACCTTTGGATCATCACGAAAAAAATCTGGATTTGGCTGCTTTAGATCTTTAATAAAATCTCTAATATTGCGATAGCGCTCTTGCAAATCAAACTTTACACTTTTTTCCAGCGCACGATCAAACCACATAGGAATAATAGGATTATATTTACTGGCAGGTTTATAGCGTAATCGATCATATTCAAGACTACTCGAACACTCTTCAATGCTATCGCCATAAGGTAAGTGGTGCGTAAATAACTCATAAGCAATGGTGCCTAATGAATATAAATCGCCCTGCACTCCAGGGTTACGACCTTGCAAATAAATAGGGTCTGCGTAACTTGCTGTACCAAG encodes the following:
- a CDS encoding hemerythrin domain-containing protein; protein product: MPKDQFVNDYLSSDHKRLDIIFDSLIKGVKDSLSFDYQKSLFLLFKSGLLRHVHWEENIIYPIYAQYVGEMIEPIENMLQEHRILESMIHEVERHCCDEFDLDYLMALGQYLSAHNEKEEKLLYPVMDEFSRNEIKEKIAIEISRSFK
- a CDS encoding rod shape-determining protein, which produces MFKKLRGMFSSDLSIDLGTANTLIYEREKGITLNEPSVVAVRSQGNQKTVAAVGHDAKRMLGRTPGNIQAIRPLKDGVIADFQVTEKMLQHFIKKVHEDSFFTPSPRVLVCVPCKSTQVERKAIRESCIGAGARKVYLIEEPMAAAIGAGLPVEEASGSMVVDIGGGTTEIAIISLNGVVYSESVKVGGDKFDESIVTYVRRNYGSLIGEATAERIKQEIGTAYPGGEVREIDVRGRNLAEGIPRSFTLNSNEILEALQESLAAIVQAVKSALEQCPPELASDIAERGLVLTGGGAMLRDLDKLLSEETGLPVIVADDPLTCVARGGGRALETMTDQQLDLLSSEY
- a CDS encoding 7TM diverse intracellular signaling domain-containing protein; the encoded protein is MKLAAFILGWMIPLTCFSLPEKTISTDDLHQGPVALNGLWAFDWQELHTNINAPMRDGLLLPGLWHKQGTYSPQGFATLRLRVIVPKAQPYYLRIPDVPSAMSLWVNGELRYQRGIVSHVARTEQPEFGPDVLSLVPASQYDLILHVSNFHHKEGGVWHNLLIANDEHRHALRDQSKLLDAMVFSFLMVVSIYLLARNVSRHGHTSHIFFALFVWAIALRSVMVGERIAYDFISFISWQNWQRLEHILLFTALPLFIYFFHRFFDIKKMIFPHVMAILSLGLIVATLLLPSVIFTQFGQVNQIMGVITVIYISVMLALLIKQKEPLIGLFVTSFIGWTFLVFHDYLYTHLYIQSRPLAQFGLVFFVALQLFILWQHRKRESQLLLYVKTSIDRSADFLKHKYTQTTEQESYTLKQWRQSIELYCNVLNLPIYIDDDTLVLKHNQDDLQDIILVLARMAERDGLAASLCVTHSHKKIKFEFILNKVIHNQEMLHDELNSVHHVLSTMGSTLNIHRLSNTTTMSFVLDVANTLQNSPSGDKDPAIEYLGNNLAEPVLFNQDATGIIAETLSEYFYLIKASVSQENIVKFRPKLIIWQVASWDAYVLEDIKRIRNEHAAIPFILVLDAYHKTQLAQCIRMGITDYVVAPVLKEELLLKVQRAHHSKAVVIPNNQDVRDVTVQLVRDSIAMWQKYSGKSKTELAEKSRLWRVYMDGSTAKTRTLDKYLSVQTLPKNPRWETVNRTAHFVLEQCALDEKDKQLLNQQLSVFNKLLAA
- the gatC gene encoding Asp-tRNA(Asn)/Glu-tRNA(Gln) amidotransferase subunit GatC encodes the protein MALDRSDVTNIADLARLAIAEDNIGQYQEELSSILALVEQMNAVNTDGVQPLAHPTDAVQRLRADAVTEENHREKYMANAPAQENGLFLVPKVVE
- a CDS encoding peptidase U32 family protein, coding for MELLAPAGSLSSLKAAVDEGADAVNLGFKNDTNARHFAGLNFNDRQIHQGVDYAHKHNTNIHIALNTFAHPNRPQVWFDAVKKTVDIGADVLIASNIAVLEYAASHYPDLELHLSVQASATNSAAINFFKPFGIKRVVLPRVLSYQQVANLKKDTDLDLEVFAYGSLCIMAEGRCYLSSYMTGESPNTVGACSPAQYVQWENTKHGLESRLNKILIDRFSDNEKAGYPTLCKGRFNVDDRLYHALEEPTSLNTMRLLPQLFELGICSLKIEGRQRSPAYTRDVTRVWRQAIDAVKKSPHTFKEDSAWQQQLSQLSEGSQTTLGAYERNWQ
- a CDS encoding SCP2 sterol-binding domain-containing protein, with the translated sequence MLLPKRATTLLVNKSTPFFSLAYKLLPNRIESVLLDYLMNTLSKEFIDNNELDFINDKFISISIPDLAIHWTFTKTQEYNPKDDRLVLVSDKHIKSDVNISGTLNAMILMASQKVDPDTLFFNRELTITGDTNLGLEVKNLIDQFNINLLGGAIKKSLDFWSQSIIEVRHAERSIC
- the gatB gene encoding Asp-tRNA(Asn)/Glu-tRNA(Gln) amidotransferase subunit GatB gives rise to the protein MEWEVVIGLEIHAQLATKSKIFSGSSTAFGAEPNTQASLVDLGLPGVLPVFNEEALAMAVKFGCAIDAEIGKVSVFDRKNYFYPDSPKGYQTTQLHHPIVGMGHIDITLDDGTTKRINVTRAHLEEDAGKSLHEDFHGQSGIDLNRAGTPLIEIVSEPEIRSAKEAVAYFKKMHSIVTYLGICDGDLSQGSMRCDCNVSLRPKGQEEFGTRTEIKNVNSFRFVEQAINVEIERQMDILEDGGTITQETRLFDANKMETRSMRSKEVANDYRYFPCPDLLPVVIDDEYIQGIRDSLPELPDQKKQRLMDENGLSEYDAGVLSATREMADYFEAVAKTCGDYKLAANWVMGELSAALNKNEVDIKNSPVSAAQLGAMIARIIDNTISSKGGKDVFAALWEQKGDDVDALIDSLGLKQVSDSGAIEAIVDEVIANSPKQVEQYVSAEPDKRGKMVGYFVGQVMKASKGTANPGMVNKVLKEKLDAQC
- a CDS encoding U32 family peptidase, which gives rise to MKLAIGNILYFWKKQNIEDFYQQAKTSYADIIYLGESVCSKRRELKLSDWLDIAKEIESRGKQVVLSSLALLEAKSELAMLKKVCENQDFLVEANDFGAVQLLNELGLPFIAGAALNIYNQHDLNYLYKQGMQRWVMPVELSKDWLVSIRDELHNLNLNNKFEIEVYGYGHLPLAYAARCFTARSENKPKDQCDLCCINYPKGREIKSQEGEILFNMNGIQTLSGKAQNLINDLPSMKELVDVVRINPNSVESLTWLTLFRHNMEGKAPISIDGYCNGYWHKIEGMACV
- the gatA gene encoding Asp-tRNA(Asn)/Glu-tRNA(Gln) amidotransferase subunit GatA; translation: MHNLTLTQISKGLEAGDFTSVEITQHFLNRINQFDQGENGINSFITVTQEQALADAKAADERRAAGNATAWTGVPFAHKDIFCTDGTLTTCGSKMLSNFVPPYDATVVENMKREGAVCLGKTNMDEFAMGSSNESSFYGAVKNPWNLETIPGGSSGGSAAAVAARLVPAATGTDTGGSIRQPSALCGLTGLKPTYGRCSRWGMIAYASSLDQAGPMARTAEDAAMMLNVMASFDTKDSTSIDQDVPDYTATLNDDLAGKVIGLPKEFFPESLDGEMKQTMMNAIAEFEKLGCTVKEISLPSTDLAIPAYYVVAPAECSANLSRMDGVRFGYRCNDPKDVEDLYKRSRGEGFGDEVKRRIMIGTYALSTGFYDAYYVKAQQIRRLIKNDFVKAFNEVDFIMGPVTPSPAFKAGEKSGDPVEMYMEDKFTLSCNLAGLPGMSIPAGLINGLPVGLQIMGNYWSEAAMLNAAHKFQQVTDFHQLAPQGI